The following nucleotide sequence is from Candidatus Eisenbacteria bacterium.
GCCCCGCCGACTTCTTCGTGGCGGCGCGCACCTCCGACCAGCTGGTCGACGCATTGCGTGTGGCCCACGAGACCGCCACGCCGGTGTTTCTGCTCGGTGGTGGCAGCAACCTGCTGGTCTCGGACGACGGCTTTCGCGGCCTGGTGGTGCGCAACGCGATCGACTCGGTCGAATTCGACGGCACGGCAGCACTCGTCGGTGGGGGCAAGGACTTCCTCGAGCTGATCCTGATGTGTCGCGATCGCTCGTTCGCGGGGCTCGAGTTCGCGGCCGGCATTCCGGGCTCGATCGGCGGTGCGCTGTATGGCAACGCCGGTTGTTACGGCAAGGACATCGGGAGCTACACGCTCGAGTGCACGATCGCGACGCTCGATGGCGCACGGGTCGAGACGCGGCCGGCGCCGTGGTTCGAGTTCGCCTATCGCGATTCACGCCTCAAGCGCGAACCGCACGTGCTGCTGACCGCACTGCTGCGATTCGCAACCGGCGACCGCGATGCGATCCAGAAGGAGATCGACGAGAAACTCGAGATCCGTCGCGTGAAGCACCCGCAGTGGCGCATCGAGCCGACCGCCGGCTCTTACTTCAAGAACCTGCCGCCCGATTGGCAGGTACCGGGGGCGAGGCATTCGCCCGGAACCCGGCGTGTTCCCGCCGGTCAGCTGCTCGATGAGTGCGACTGCCGGGGCCTGAGAGTCGGCGATGCGATGGTGTTCCCGAAGCACGCGAACATCATCGTGAATGCCGGGCACGCGACCGCCGCCGAAGTGCTCGAACTGGCCGAGCTCATGAAGGCGCGAGTGCGCGAGAAGTTCGGCGTCACGCTCGAGGAAGAAGTCATGTTCCTGGGTGGCGCTTGAACACTCGGAACAGCACGTAGAGCGCGGGGAACAGCACGACCGCTCCGATCGCGAGCGTTCGCATCAGCAGCTCGATCACGTGGCGTGGGGCCGCGGCATTCGCGAGGCTCAGGTCGGGCGGGACCAGCAGCGGCGCCTGAGCGAGCGCCCAGCCGATCAATACCAGCGTGACCTGCAGCACCGCGAGCACCCGGGCCGCCCGGTAGCGTTCGAGCACGAGCGCTGCGATCGTCGCGACCGCGGCCACGCCGGTCGCGAGGTGAAAGCCGAGTGCCCAACCGCTCGCCGCCAGTCCCAGGTGGAGTGCAGGTGCGCCGGTTCGAGCCAGCGCCAGCGCGAGCCATGCGAAGGCACCGCTCGCGATC
It contains:
- the murB gene encoding UDP-N-acetylmuramate dehydrogenase; the protein is MGHRVPDIEERLRKVLGASLLTHEPLKRHTTFRIGGPADFFVAARTSDQLVDALRVAHETATPVFLLGGGSNLLVSDDGFRGLVVRNAIDSVEFDGTAALVGGGKDFLELILMCRDRSFAGLEFAAGIPGSIGGALYGNAGCYGKDIGSYTLECTIATLDGARVETRPAPWFEFAYRDSRLKREPHVLLTALLRFATGDRDAIQKEIDEKLEIRRVKHPQWRIEPTAGSYFKNLPPDWQVPGARHSPGTRRVPAGQLLDECDCRGLRVGDAMVFPKHANIIVNAGHATAAEVLELAELMKARVREKFGVTLEEEVMFLGGA